TCGGCGGCCACTTCCCCACCGAGAACCGCGCCGCCGCGCTGGGGTTCACGTACAACGTGGGTGCGCTCGGCGGAGCCGTCGCGCCGGTGCTCGGCGCGCATCTCGCGGCGGGCATGGACCTGGGGCGCGCCCTGGCCGTGCTGACCTTTGCGGGCACGGTGATCGTGGTCCTGCTGGTCGGCTTCGACATACCGGGCCGTCTGAACCGCCTCACCGACCCGGACGGCACCGTCGACCACCTCGCCGAACCTGCGCCGCATGCGGCGACGTCACCGTCCGACGGGCAGGTCCCCGCGGCGTCCCGCTGACACACGGGCCCCGCCGCGGCCACCCTCTGTCCAGGGGCGGAGCTTCTCCGGATTGCGTACCGCCCAGATGTGGGTGATCCGGTTGCCGGCGACGCGGAAGGCGAACACGGTGACCGTGACGCCGTCCTGCTGGGCGACCAGGCCGGGCCGGCCGTTGACCGTACGCTCCAGCAGTGTCTGGTCGGGTGCGAGGCGGGCGACGTTGAGATAGGCGTGGGCGACCCGTTCGCGACCCGTGACCGGCCGCCGCAGGGCGCCGACCAGGCCCCCGCCGTCGGCGATCACGGTGGCGTCGGGATCGAGCAGGCCCACGAGGGCGCTCACGTCCTTCGCCGCCCAGGCCTGCTTGAACTCCCGGACGATACCGGCCTGCGCGGTCGTCGGCCCGGCCGGAGCCTGGGAAGCGCGGATGCGGCGGCGGGCCGAGGAGGCCAGTTGGCGGCAGGCCGCCGGCGTACGCCCGACGATCTCGGCCACCTCGGCGAACGCGTAGCGGAAGACGTCGTGAAGGATGAAGGCCACGCGTTCCGCCGGCGTCATGGATTCCAGTACGACGAGGAACGCCATGTCGACCGACTCGTCGAGGGTGATCCGGTCCGCCGGGTCCGCCGTGACGCCGTCGGTCCACTCCCGGCGTTCGGGAAGCGGTTCCGGGATCCACTCGCCCACGTAGCGCTCCCTGCGCGCACGGGCGGAGCCGAGCAGATTGAGGCAGATGCGGCTGGCTACCGTGGTCAGCCAGGCGCCGGGGACTTCGATGGCGTCGCGTTGCGGCCGGT
The DNA window shown above is from Streptomyces sp. NBC_01445 and carries:
- the sigJ gene encoding RNA polymerase sigma factor SigJ encodes the protein MANRTDTAQGQADPGLSAIMSERRQLINLAYRLLGSLADAEDVVQETFVRWYAMDRPQRDAIEVPGAWLTTVASRICLNLLGSARARRERYVGEWIPEPLPERREWTDGVTADPADRITLDESVDMAFLVVLESMTPAERVAFILHDVFRYAFAEVAEIVGRTPAACRQLASSARRRIRASQAPAGPTTAQAGIVREFKQAWAAKDVSALVGLLDPDATVIADGGGLVGALRRPVTGRERVAHAYLNVARLAPDQTLLERTVNGRPGLVAQQDGVTVTVFAFRVAGNRITHIWAVRNPEKLRPWTEGGRGGARVSAGRRGDLPVGR